The DNA window AGGGTCGGCTGAAGGCTTGAAGGATGCGCTGAGTCAGGGTGCGGCCGGGGTGCAGGTGGGTACCGCCTTCGGGTTGTGTGTCGAGTCCGGTCTAATGCCCGAAACGCGCCGGGAATTGGTTCGAGGAGCTCTGGATGGCACGTCGCATGTCTTCACGGATCCGGTTGCTTCTCCCACCGGTTTTCCGTTCAAGGTGGCGGATGTGAAAGGCAGTCTGTCCGATCCTGAAGTATATGAAAAACGACGCCGTATTTGTGATATCGGATTTCTTCGTTCGCCCTATCGAAAGGCAGATGGTCGTATTGGTTACCGCTGTCCCGCTGAGCCGGTAAAGGCTTATGTGGCCAAGGGTGGGAAGGTTGAGGATACCGTTGGGCGTAAATGTCTTTGTAATGCGCTGGCTGCAGATATCGGCTTGCCACAGCGTCTTCCGGATGGTTCAACAGAAAAGCCTCTCATTACTATGGGAGACGATCTGATCAATATCGGCCGCTTCTGTAAAAACGGTTCGGTTGATTTTTCTGCGGCGGATGTGATTCGTACTATTCTGGATGTCTCGTAATTATTCACGGGTTCCGGGTACGAAAAAGGCGTCCGTATGGACGCCTTCTTTAAAGCTATAAAAGCCCTGGTCTTACATGGGGGTAACGTTCGTCGCGCACGGACCCTTGCGGCCTTCGCCAATTTCGAAAGAAACTTGCTGGCCTTCATCGAGGGAGGCGTATCCGGATACCTGAATTTCCGAATGATGCACGAACATGTCTTGTCCGCCGCCGTCTGGAGTGATGAAACCAAAGCCTTTTTCGGCGTCGAACCATTTAACTGTACCTGTATTCATTGTATGTCCTTAATTGAATGAGCTGTGTGTCTACCCTGTTCCGGAGGGAATAGCGAAGGAAATCGTAATTTTATTTGCAGGGAAAAATGACGCGGGGCAAAAAAAAGGAATTTTACGCTGGATTTTATCTGCTGATTCTCTATGTTGCCCATCCTTTCGCGTGAATTTATGGGTTGCGGGAAGGTGTTTTCAGTATCTGCTTTATCTACAGTTACGTTTGCATTTTCCTCATTTCTGAAGTGGCTGGTGGCTTGTGAGTACGCATAAGGGGATCACGGATGCACCGGCAATCGGTTGGCCGATCCGGATTAGGTTTCGATCTGAAATGTGGAAGCAGGTTTGTTCTGCAGATAAGTGAGGGGCAGTTCGTGATTACAGGGGTTTTCAATGGTTGGAAATCCTAGAGAAAATACAGGCGAAAAAGTTTTGAGTTTCGCTTGCGGTGGTGGATGTAGATCTCTACTGTCCTCCGTCTGTCTTTTTTAGGTTATGCCGGACTGAATGAGCAGCTGTCCAATCGGGCTCTGCTACACGGTAAGGTATTTTGATTTACGGAAGACGCAGTTTTAGCAGGAGGTGCTGAGCCCCGGTTTCAGTCACAAATTGTTAAATGTGTATTCTAATTAATAAGGAAAGCAAGTATGCCGACTATTAATCAATTGGTAAGAAAGCCGCGTGCGCTGCAGAAAAAGAAAAGCAAGTCGCCCGCGCTGGCAACATGCCCGCAGCGACGCGGGGTGTGTTTGTTGGTTAAAACCCAGACGCCTAAGAAGCCGAACTCGGCTCTTCGTAAAGTTGCCCGTGTACGTCTGACTAACGGTCGTGAGGTCAACGCCTATATCGGCGGTGAAGGCCATAACCTGCAGGAACATAGCATGGTATTGGTTCGCGGCGGTCGTGTGAAAGACCTTCCGGGTGTTCGTTATCACATCGTTCGCGGAGCGCTCGACTGTCTCGGAGTTGATGGACGTAAGCGCGGCCGTTCGAAATATGGTGCGAAGCGCCCGAAAGCATAAGGATATTTGAACTATGGCTAGAAGACATAGAGCTGAAAAACGAGAGTTGATTCCGGATCCGCGGTACAATAACCAGCTGGTTGCATACATGATCAACTGCGTTATGGAACGTGGTAAAAAGTCTGTTGCGGCGAAAATTGTATATGGAGCACTCGAAGATATTCGGGGGCAGTTGAAAGACGAGGATCCGGTAGTTGTATTTACTACTGCGATTGAAAACGTCTCTCCGCGACTTGAAGTTAAATCCCGCCGTGTTGGTGGGGCAACCTATCAGGTTCCGCTGGAAGTCAAGCCCAAGCGTCAGATTGCATTGGCTACACGCTGGTTGATCGCTTTTGCGGGCAATCGGAAAGGTGTTCCGATGCAGAAAGCCCTGGCGAATGAAGTGATTGATGCCTACAAGGGCCAGGGTGCGGCCATCAAGAAGCGTGATGACACGCACAAAATGGCTCAGGCAAACAAAGCCTTCGCCCACTATCGTTGGTAATCTGCTTGAAGATTACTGAAATCTGAATACAGCGTATACGGTTTTGCTGTACGAAGATGAGACATAGGAAACCTTCCCAGGGGGAGGGTCGCCGATTGAAAGGAAGCTTCCACTGGGTGGAAGCTTCCGGTTGTTGAAAGAAAAAATGACTGTTGTGAGTAAAGATAAAAGAAAAGATGCAAACGGTTCGGATTCCCGTCGGGAAGCCGAGGGACGTGCGCACCCGCTCGCATCTGTACGCAACATCGGTATCATTGCCCATATTGATGCGGGTAAGACAACGACCTCCGAGCGAATTCTGTATTACTCGGGAAAAGTTCATAAAATCGGTGAAGTTCATGACGGTACTGCCACGATGGACTGGATGATCCAGGAGCAGGAGCGCGGTATTACGATTACTTCCGCGGCCACGACCTGTTTCTGGCAGGATCATCAAATCAATATTATCGACACCCCCGGCCACGTTGATTTTACTGTGGAAGTGGAGCGCTCACTTCGCGTCCTTGATGGCGCAGTGGGCGTTTTGTGTGCTGTCGGGGGGGTTCAGCCTCAATCTGAAACAGTCTGGCGTCAGGCTAATAAATACAGCGTTCCGCGTCTCGCTTTTGTTAACAAAATGGATCGCATGGGTGCTGACTTCTATAATGTTGTCGATCAGATGCAGCAAAAGCTGAAAGCGCCTGCTGTGGCTATTCAGCTTCCGATCGGTGCAGCGGAAACGTTTAAAGGTCTGATTGATCTCATCTCCATGAAGGCTATGCATTTTTCCGAAGATGATATGGGTTCGAAGGTGGAATATGTGGATATTCCAGCTGATATGGCTGCCGATGCTGAAGCATATCGGGCTGAGCTGATCGAAAAGGTGGCTGAAGTCGATGAAGAGCTGCTTGAGGCCTATATGGATGATGCAGGGGTTTCTGAGAGCGCATTGATTGCCGCTCTGCGACGGGCCACTATTGCCAATGACATCGTTCCTGTGCTGGTCGGTTCATCGCTGAAAAATAAAGGGGTGCAGCCTCTGCTTGATGCTGTGGTTTCCCTGCTTCCTTCTCCGTTGGATATTCCGGCTGTTGAAGGGGTGAATCCGAAGTCGGAAAAAGAGCTGTCCCGCGAGGCGTCCGACTTTGAGCCGTTGACGGGTCTTGTCTTTAAAATGGCTACCGATAAATTTGTCGGAAAGCTGGCCTTTGTCCGTGTTTATGCCGGCCAGTTGAAAAAAGGACAGAATATTTACAATCCGCGCACCAAAAAGCGCGAGCGTATCGGCCGGCTCCTGCGTCTGCATGCGAATCACCGCGAGGATATCGACGTGCTGTATGCCGGAGAGATCGGCGGCATGGTTGGGCAAAAGCTTTTCACTACAGGTGATACGGTCTGTGCCGAAAATGATCCGATTGTTCTGGAAAATATCGAGTTTCCGGAGCCTGTGATTTCTATGGCCATTGAGCCTAAGTCCACGGCCGATAAGGATGCTTTGGTGGATGCACTTAAAGATCTCGCGGAGGAAGATCCGACTTTCCGTACGTCGATTCACGATGAAACCGGTCAGACCATTATCGAAGGTATGGGCGAGCTTCATTTGGAAATTATCCGGGACCGGATTCTGCGTGAATATAAAGTGCAGGCTAATGCCGGAAAGCCCATGGTGGCTTACCGCGAATCTGTTTCTGCTAAAGGCGAGGGTTCGTTCACTTTTGAGCGAACGATTGGTGATGAAAACCACTTTGCTGCACTGACTTTGGCCGTTGAGCCGAATGGCGCCGGTGCAGGCAATATTATTCAATTTGATGTTTCCGGTAAAATTATTCCCGATGAATACCGAAAAGGTATCGAAGAGGGTATCGCCGATGCGCTGCTCACCGGTGTCCTCGGAAACTACGCTATCATCGATACCGCAGTTACGGTGATCGGCGGGCAGGCCCACGATATGGATTCTTCTGAAATGGCTTTCCGTTCAGCGGCGGTAATGGCGCTTCGTGAAGCGGTCGTTCAGGCGGGTCCGGTTCTTTTGGAGCCGATTATGCTGCTGGAGATAGAATCCCCTGAGGAGCACCTGGGCGATGTTATGGGTGACCTCAATAGCCGTCGCGGACGAATCCGCGAAATCAAGGCTTCCAATGATCTGCAGGTCGTGCAGGCGGATGTTCCGCTTGCCGAAGTTTTCGGATACGCAACAAGTCTGCGTTCCTTAACAAAGGGTAGAGCGAGCTATTCGATGGAGCCGCAAGCGTTTGATCCGGTTCCGTCGCATATGACAGACGCTATCCTTAACCGTTAGAAGAGAGAAAATAATGACAAACCAGAGAATCAGAATTCGGCTGAAGTCGTTCGACCATCGCGTCCTCGATGTTTCCGCCACTGAAATTGTCGAAACGGCACGCCGCACAGGCGCCCGCGTTGCGGGTCCTATTCCGCTGCCGACCCGTATCGAACGGTTCACTGTGAACAAAAGTCCGCACGTGAACAAGAAGTCGATGGAACAGTTCGAGATCCGCACGCACAAGCGTCTGCTCGACATCATTGATCCCACCATCAAAACCGTGGATGAGCTGAAGAAGCTCAATCTTCCGGCCGGTGTGGATATCACCATTAAGATCTAAGGAGGTTTCAATCATGAAAGGTTTGATTGGTAAGAAACTGGGCATGACCTCCATCTACACTGAAGATGGTGTTGCTGTTCCGGTTACCGTTATCGAAGCGGGTCCATGTGTTGTGACTCAGCTGAAAGATGAAGATAAGGATGGCTATAAAGCGGTACAGCTCGGCTATGGCGATCAGAAGGAGCAGCGCATGAATAAGCCCGCTCTTGGTCACTTGAAAAAGGCGGGTGTTGCACCGAAGAGCGTACTGCGTGAATTCCGCGTGGAAGAGGCGGAAGTGAATGTGGGTGACGAAGTTACCGCTGCGGCATTTGAAGGGGTTAATTACGTCGATGTAATTGCCACCGGCAAGGGACGTGGTTTTCAGGGCGTTGTAAAGCGTTACGATTTCGGCGGCGGTCGTGCATCGCACGGTGGCGGATGGATTCGTCGTACCGGTTCGATCGGTATGTGTGAATTTCCGGCTCGCGTCTTCAAGGGTAAGAAGATGCCTGGTCAGATGGGCGATAAGCGCGTCACCACGCAGAATTTGAAGGTTGTTCAGGTTCGTCCTGAAGAAAACCTGATTCTGGTAAAAGGATCTGTACCGGGCGCTAAAGGCGGAATCGTTACGATCAAAGAAGCCCTCAAGAAAAAGTAAGCGGGGATTATCATGAGCAAAGTACCTGTAAAAAATATTAAGGGAGACAGCGTCGGTGATTTCGATGTTGCGGATAATCTCCTCGTTCTCGATAAGGGCGATCACGCGGTGCATGAATCCGTTGTTGCATACAATGCAGCGCAACGTGCCGGCACCGCATCGACCAAATGCAAATCCGAAGTTCACGGTTCCGGTAAGAAGCCGTGGAAACAGAAGGGTCTTGGCCGCGCACGTGCCGGTTACAAGCAGTCCAACGTCTGGCGTGGCGGTTATGTTGCGCATGGACCGAAGCCGCGCAGCTACAATAAAAAAGTCAACAAAAGTACCGCTCGTTTGGCATTTGCCCGGGCATTCAGTGCCAAAGTCCAGCAGGGCGATATCACTGTGATTGAAGAGCTGACGCTTTCCGCACCGAAGACGAAAGAGTTTTCGGCTGTGGTGAAAAACCTCGGTCTTGACCGTGGCGGACTTTTCATTGTTGACGAGGCGGGTGAAAATCTTCTGCTGGCGTCCCGAAATATTCAGAATGTTGAAGTGACGACTGCTAAGCTGGTCAATATCTACCAGATTCTCCGTTACAAGAACGTGATCGTAACAAAAGCCGGTATGGAAGCGCTCCTCGAGCGTATCGGATAAGGAGATTATCGATGAAGAATTCAGCCGATATCATTAAAAAAGTTTTGTTAAGCGAAAAGGGCATGATCCTCTCGGAGGAACAGAACAAATATATGTTCAGTGTCGCCATGGACGCTAATAAAGTAGAAATCAAACGAGCTGTTGAAGAGCTCTTCAATGTCCGTGTTATGGCCGTCAATACGATGCGCCGAAAAGGCAAGAAGAAGCGCCTTCGTACAGCTCGCTATGGAACCACTGCAGCATCGAAACGTGCTGTAGTAACATTGCATGCTGACGACAGCATTAACCTGGTCTAATAGGAGTTTGTCGCAATGCCTTTAAAAGCACACAAACCGTACACACCGAGCCGCCGGCATATGGTGTTGTCCGATTTCGCAGAGATCACGAAGAGCAGCCCTGAGCGCTCATTGATTAAAGCGAAAAAGCAGAAATCCGGCCGTAACAGTGCGGGACGTATTTCGGTGCGTCACCGTGGAGGTGGTCATAAGCGCCGCTACCGTGTAATCGATTTTAAACGTGACAAGTTCGGCGTGCCGGCAATTGTTGCGGGAATCGAGTACGATCCGAACCGTTCCGCGCGTATTGCCTTGTTGCATTATGCCGATGGTGAAAAACGTTACATCATTGCCCCGGCGAAACTCGAAGTCGGTTCAACCGTGATGTCCGGTCCTGAAGCCGAACCTACTGTAGGCAACGCACTTCCGCTGGGTAAAATCCCGGTTGGTATGGCAGTTCATAATATTGAACTGGTCGCTGGAAAGGGTGGTCAGCTGGTGCGTTCAGCGGGAACTTCAGCTCAGCTGATGTCCCGTGAGGACGATTGGGCCAATGTGAAGATGCCTTCCGGTGAAATCCGTATGATCCGCACCACCTGCTATGCGACAGTCGGTCGGGTGGGTAATGTGGAGCATGATAATATTGTGATGGGTAAAGCGGGCCGCAAACGCTGGCTGGGTATTCGGCCTACCGTACGTGGTGTTGCCATGAACCCGGTTGATCATCCGATGGGTGGTGGTGAAGGCCGTACCTCCGGTGGTGGACATCCGAAGTCCCCGTGGGGTCTGCTGGCTAAGGGTAAACGTACCCGCGATAAGCATAAACAGACCAACAAGTATGTTGTTGAGCGGAGGAAGAAATAATGAGTCGTTCACTGAAAAAAGGTCCATATGTTGATCTTAAGCTGATTAAGAAGGTCCGCAAAATGGAAGATGCCGGTCGTAAACAGCCCATCAAGACGTGGGCTCGTGCTTCGGTTATCGTTCCTGAAATGGTGGGGCACACCTTCAACGTCCACAACGGTAAAGTATTCGTTCCGGTGTTTGTTACGGAGAATATGGTCGGGCACAAACTGGGAGAGTTTTCTCCTACCCGAGCCTTCAGAACTCACGGTATGGCGACGGAAAAATAGTCTAGTGGGATTTTTCAACCGAATCTG is part of the Pontiella agarivorans genome and encodes:
- the fusA gene encoding elongation factor G, encoding MTVVSKDKRKDANGSDSRREAEGRAHPLASVRNIGIIAHIDAGKTTTSERILYYSGKVHKIGEVHDGTATMDWMIQEQERGITITSAATTCFWQDHQINIIDTPGHVDFTVEVERSLRVLDGAVGVLCAVGGVQPQSETVWRQANKYSVPRLAFVNKMDRMGADFYNVVDQMQQKLKAPAVAIQLPIGAAETFKGLIDLISMKAMHFSEDDMGSKVEYVDIPADMAADAEAYRAELIEKVAEVDEELLEAYMDDAGVSESALIAALRRATIANDIVPVLVGSSLKNKGVQPLLDAVVSLLPSPLDIPAVEGVNPKSEKELSREASDFEPLTGLVFKMATDKFVGKLAFVRVYAGQLKKGQNIYNPRTKKRERIGRLLRLHANHREDIDVLYAGEIGGMVGQKLFTTGDTVCAENDPIVLENIEFPEPVISMAIEPKSTADKDALVDALKDLAEEDPTFRTSIHDETGQTIIEGMGELHLEIIRDRILREYKVQANAGKPMVAYRESVSAKGEGSFTFERTIGDENHFAALTLAVEPNGAGAGNIIQFDVSGKIIPDEYRKGIEEGIADALLTGVLGNYAIIDTAVTVIGGQAHDMDSSEMAFRSAAVMALREAVVQAGPVLLEPIMLLEIESPEEHLGDVMGDLNSRRGRIREIKASNDLQVVQADVPLAEVFGYATSLRSLTKGRASYSMEPQAFDPVPSHMTDAILNR
- the rpsS gene encoding 30S ribosomal protein S19, with amino-acid sequence MSRSLKKGPYVDLKLIKKVRKMEDAGRKQPIKTWARASVIVPEMVGHTFNVHNGKVFVPVFVTENMVGHKLGEFSPTRAFRTHGMATEK
- the rpsJ gene encoding 30S ribosomal protein S10 → MTNQRIRIRLKSFDHRVLDVSATEIVETARRTGARVAGPIPLPTRIERFTVNKSPHVNKKSMEQFEIRTHKRLLDIIDPTIKTVDELKKLNLPAGVDITIKI
- the rpsL gene encoding 30S ribosomal protein S12, whose protein sequence is MPTINQLVRKPRALQKKKSKSPALATCPQRRGVCLLVKTQTPKKPNSALRKVARVRLTNGREVNAYIGGEGHNLQEHSMVLVRGGRVKDLPGVRYHIVRGALDCLGVDGRKRGRSKYGAKRPKA
- the rplB gene encoding 50S ribosomal protein L2, with translation MPLKAHKPYTPSRRHMVLSDFAEITKSSPERSLIKAKKQKSGRNSAGRISVRHRGGGHKRRYRVIDFKRDKFGVPAIVAGIEYDPNRSARIALLHYADGEKRYIIAPAKLEVGSTVMSGPEAEPTVGNALPLGKIPVGMAVHNIELVAGKGGQLVRSAGTSAQLMSREDDWANVKMPSGEIRMIRTTCYATVGRVGNVEHDNIVMGKAGRKRWLGIRPTVRGVAMNPVDHPMGGGEGRTSGGGHPKSPWGLLAKGKRTRDKHKQTNKYVVERRKK
- the rplC gene encoding 50S ribosomal protein L3; this translates as MKGLIGKKLGMTSIYTEDGVAVPVTVIEAGPCVVTQLKDEDKDGYKAVQLGYGDQKEQRMNKPALGHLKKAGVAPKSVLREFRVEEAEVNVGDEVTAAAFEGVNYVDVIATGKGRGFQGVVKRYDFGGGRASHGGGWIRRTGSIGMCEFPARVFKGKKMPGQMGDKRVTTQNLKVVQVRPEENLILVKGSVPGAKGGIVTIKEALKKK
- the rplW gene encoding 50S ribosomal protein L23; this encodes MKNSADIIKKVLLSEKGMILSEEQNKYMFSVAMDANKVEIKRAVEELFNVRVMAVNTMRRKGKKKRLRTARYGTTAASKRAVVTLHADDSINLV
- the rplD gene encoding 50S ribosomal protein L4, giving the protein MSKVPVKNIKGDSVGDFDVADNLLVLDKGDHAVHESVVAYNAAQRAGTASTKCKSEVHGSGKKPWKQKGLGRARAGYKQSNVWRGGYVAHGPKPRSYNKKVNKSTARLAFARAFSAKVQQGDITVIEELTLSAPKTKEFSAVVKNLGLDRGGLFIVDEAGENLLLASRNIQNVEVTTAKLVNIYQILRYKNVIVTKAGMEALLERIG
- the rpsG gene encoding 30S ribosomal protein S7, yielding MARRHRAEKRELIPDPRYNNQLVAYMINCVMERGKKSVAAKIVYGALEDIRGQLKDEDPVVVFTTAIENVSPRLEVKSRRVGGATYQVPLEVKPKRQIALATRWLIAFAGNRKGVPMQKALANEVIDAYKGQGAAIKKRDDTHKMAQANKAFAHYRW
- a CDS encoding cold-shock protein; protein product: MNTGTVKWFDAEKGFGFITPDGGGQDMFVHHSEIQVSGYASLDEGQQVSFEIGEGRKGPCATNVTPM